A single genomic interval of Alteromonas sp. CI.11.F.A3 harbors:
- a CDS encoding response regulator yields the protein MSKNEVPLNEATHRNLYIATGFAVVILCFFAYLYHFLHTHYTLSQSLNASNSLHHALIEIENRIETLAKPQPSDEIATIQRELMPLAVEAKYHFQHAFLTDDAHFDDFNTQALSLDAYISEQQRSTSLSLPEQVKVTLYLLRTIVDLPPSEVAGYLSPPLQLSPLIRDIRLQEQITLNRLSHSAQNLKVSLFVITALLALSLMALWLYVFSKINQNRTRLLKKEAHTSSKHQESEGLLENEKRDFLNLMSHEFRGPISAIITALELIPNMKQQQGKLIQQAEQSCYRLLNLTNNLLDILSIGSEQDKHIGRVDLISLLDECIAPYSVQVRGKKVEFTMHCNHSVPHFIEGDATNLSKVIRNTLDNAVKFTPNGIIDVNVTTLVKNKKVCLVIKVRDSGLGIADDIKPKIFERFFRGEQPLDHRFPGAGIGLTVVQKSIDQLGGSLSFTSQEGIGTEFVANIPITPLSDIETPKINTSTARFAIVDDLEISRLHIQNIITSEGFSARCFASGSDLLSLHDELLQYTAIFADLYMPGIDGLELTRTLHAIYGKRTPPIVVLSATPDIANVIANSQLEVWQSFVKPVDKNRIVDTLHHLAQPNKSAYQTVNHAKVLVVEDEPINAQMLENMLICMGHSPKTVTTGNDAIIQASEESYDAILLDINLPDISGLEVAKIIKEKKPNIPIVAITANAHKDDRKASELAGIRYHLVKPVTFQELKNTLGLTLLKL from the coding sequence ATGAGCAAGAATGAAGTACCATTAAACGAAGCAACGCATCGGAATTTATACATCGCGACAGGGTTTGCCGTAGTAATATTGTGTTTTTTCGCCTACCTATACCACTTTTTACACACCCACTATACGTTGTCGCAATCGCTAAATGCGAGCAACTCACTGCATCATGCACTCATTGAAATAGAAAACCGTATTGAGACACTTGCTAAGCCACAACCTTCAGATGAAATAGCCACTATCCAGAGGGAGTTAATGCCCCTTGCCGTTGAAGCAAAGTATCACTTTCAACATGCTTTTTTAACTGACGATGCGCATTTCGATGACTTTAATACCCAGGCACTCAGTTTAGATGCCTATATCAGCGAACAACAAAGAAGCACTTCACTTTCACTTCCCGAGCAGGTTAAAGTTACTTTGTATTTGCTCCGTACGATTGTTGATTTACCCCCTAGTGAAGTAGCGGGTTATCTATCCCCCCCGCTTCAGCTTTCGCCACTTATTAGAGATATTCGGCTTCAAGAACAAATTACCTTAAATCGGTTAAGCCACAGTGCTCAAAACCTCAAAGTAAGCTTGTTTGTGATTACCGCCTTGTTAGCACTTTCTCTTATGGCGCTGTGGCTATATGTTTTCTCAAAAATTAACCAAAATAGAACTCGTCTGCTTAAGAAAGAAGCGCATACCTCTTCGAAACATCAAGAATCTGAAGGCTTACTTGAGAATGAAAAGCGCGACTTCCTGAACTTAATGAGCCACGAGTTTAGAGGGCCAATTAGTGCCATTATTACTGCACTAGAACTTATTCCTAACATGAAGCAGCAGCAAGGAAAGCTTATTCAACAAGCGGAACAATCATGCTACCGGCTATTGAACTTAACCAATAACTTGCTCGATATTTTATCGATTGGTAGCGAACAAGATAAACACATTGGCCGGGTTGACCTTATCAGTTTGCTCGACGAATGTATTGCCCCTTACTCCGTTCAGGTTAGAGGGAAAAAAGTCGAATTTACGATGCATTGCAACCATAGCGTTCCCCACTTTATTGAAGGGGATGCCACAAACTTATCTAAAGTCATCCGCAACACGTTAGACAATGCCGTTAAGTTCACACCCAATGGCATTATTGATGTAAATGTCACCACCTTGGTGAAAAACAAAAAGGTTTGCTTGGTCATAAAAGTGAGAGACTCAGGACTCGGCATTGCAGATGACATAAAGCCTAAAATTTTTGAACGCTTTTTTCGTGGCGAACAGCCGCTAGATCATCGGTTTCCAGGTGCTGGTATCGGGCTTACCGTAGTGCAAAAAAGCATTGATCAACTAGGTGGAAGCCTCTCGTTTACCAGCCAAGAGGGCATTGGTACTGAATTTGTTGCCAATATTCCTATTACGCCTTTATCCGATATCGAAACACCCAAAATTAATACTAGCACTGCGCGCTTCGCTATTGTTGATGATTTAGAAATTTCTCGACTGCATATACAAAACATTATTACTAGCGAAGGGTTTTCCGCCCGTTGTTTTGCTTCAGGTTCAGACCTACTAAGCTTGCATGATGAGTTACTACAATACACCGCCATTTTCGCCGACCTCTACATGCCTGGCATCGATGGTTTAGAGCTTACACGAACACTGCATGCTATTTACGGAAAACGTACACCACCTATTGTGGTGTTATCGGCTACACCAGATATTGCCAATGTTATTGCAAACAGTCAGCTTGAAGTATGGCAATCGTTTGTTAAGCCGGTTGATAAAAACCGTATTGTGGATACACTCCATCATTTGGCGCAACCGAACAAATCAGCTTACCAAACAGTGAATCATGCCAAAGTGTTGGTGGTAGAAGATGAGCCTATCAATGCCCAAATGCTGGAAAACATGCTGATATGCATGGGTCACTCACCTAAAACTGTCACCACTGGCAACGATGCCATCATTCAAGCCAGTGAAGAGTCTTACGACGCTATTTTGTTAGATATTAATTTACCTGATATTAGCGGATTAGAGGTGGCAAAAATTATTAAAGAGAAAAAGCCAAACATTCCCATCGTTGCCATTACGGCTAACGCACATAAAGACGACAGAAAAGCCTCTGAACTTGCTGGTATTCGCTACCACTTAGTTAAACCTGTTACCTTTCAAGAGTTGAAAAATACCTTAGGATTAACTCTGTTGAAGTTATAG
- a CDS encoding DUF3530 family protein: MLHLFRFLVVGCSFMFSMGYFVPGAQAQSLYEDITHAFLPDDITYVMAGEIRVPIFESSSALPISRGAAIILADASPTGLSIGDARQLASLLNEKGWHVVVSPVSLTLEEDPDLPVDEAIHPKADSRLQRQNYVSSSQHLTILINALNTHLESHQGFRMNIAYGMQAAQLLDLGSKGIIPSPDTLVAITPFWPNDDINRAVPEFIAGTEFPVLDLSINGTNPWALQTQAKRKQLATTSLKLHYRQQSLFTQNSTFGLMDNENSAKIQLIAGSVLGWAQHLGW; the protein is encoded by the coding sequence ATGTTACATTTATTTCGTTTTCTCGTGGTGGGTTGCAGCTTTATGTTTTCGATGGGATATTTTGTGCCTGGTGCGCAAGCCCAAAGCTTGTATGAGGATATCACCCACGCTTTTTTACCCGACGACATTACCTATGTAATGGCTGGGGAAATCCGCGTGCCTATTTTTGAGAGCTCTTCAGCATTGCCTATCTCTCGCGGTGCGGCCATTATTTTAGCTGATGCCTCGCCCACCGGACTCTCCATTGGGGATGCACGTCAATTAGCCAGCTTACTCAATGAAAAAGGTTGGCATGTGGTGGTTAGCCCAGTTTCATTGACGCTAGAGGAAGACCCTGACCTACCCGTCGATGAGGCTATTCACCCGAAAGCTGACAGTCGGCTTCAACGACAAAATTACGTATCGTCCAGCCAGCATCTAACCATCTTAATCAATGCGCTTAATACTCACCTTGAAAGTCATCAAGGGTTTAGAATGAACATTGCCTATGGAATGCAGGCTGCACAATTGCTGGATTTAGGTTCTAAAGGCATTATTCCCTCACCAGACACTTTAGTCGCCATCACCCCCTTTTGGCCGAATGACGACATAAACCGCGCTGTACCAGAATTTATTGCAGGCACTGAATTTCCGGTGTTAGACTTATCGATTAACGGCACCAATCCATGGGCGTTGCAAACGCAAGCAAAACGAAAGCAACTTGCCACCACTTCCCTTAAGCTTCACTACAGACAACAGTCTCTATTCACGCAAAATTCAACCTTTGGTCTAATGGACAATGAGAATAGCGCTAAAATTCAGCTAATTGCTGGCAGCGTTCTTGGATGGGCTCAACATTTAGGCTGGTAA
- a CDS encoding AmpG family muropeptide MFS transporter: protein MLDSLKTYQDRRYLSIFLFGITSGFPWIMIGSVLSAWLKDEGLSRSAIGLFGAIFAVYSFNFLWSPLIDRVKPRFLGQRRGWIFIMQGGIALCCALMTQLSANSHLFYLALVGLLIAIFSSTQDIAIDGYRIDVIEENDNDGLSAASSVATAGWWTGYGGLGAIPFFIADNSSWYWPDIYGLLALFMLVLMVTTVFAKEPDIDRDLLRSQVVGSPTQGSAGEGSSKIAFWFKQTLVAPFSEFFSRNGVKLALSFLLFIFLFKIGEAFLGRMSIVFYKEIGFSNSDIGTYSKLLNWWVTIIFSLIGGLVNIRYGIYKGLMTAGIAMAASNLMFSLIATTGPDVTLLAAAVIIDGFTAAWSTVAMVAFISLLCNRAFSATQYALMASLSVAGRTLVASSSGFVVDFLDGNWSQFFVITALMVIPSLLFLHNIRHKITHLEKSKTSEQ, encoded by the coding sequence TTGTTAGACTCTCTCAAAACTTATCAAGACAGACGTTACCTTAGTATTTTTCTATTTGGCATTACCAGTGGTTTTCCATGGATTATGATTGGTTCGGTGCTTTCAGCGTGGTTAAAAGATGAAGGCCTATCTCGGTCTGCCATTGGCTTGTTTGGTGCTATCTTTGCGGTCTATTCCTTCAATTTTCTTTGGTCTCCTTTAATTGACCGCGTAAAACCTCGCTTTCTTGGCCAGCGTCGAGGCTGGATTTTCATCATGCAAGGCGGCATTGCCCTGTGTTGTGCGTTGATGACACAACTCTCTGCTAATAGTCATTTGTTTTACTTAGCATTGGTGGGCTTACTCATTGCTATCTTTTCATCAACTCAAGATATTGCGATAGATGGCTATCGAATTGATGTCATTGAAGAAAATGACAACGACGGTTTGTCGGCAGCATCATCTGTAGCCACCGCTGGTTGGTGGACGGGTTATGGTGGACTTGGAGCCATCCCATTTTTTATTGCAGACAACAGCAGCTGGTATTGGCCTGATATTTACGGCTTACTCGCCCTTTTTATGCTTGTACTTATGGTCACCACGGTGTTTGCCAAAGAGCCTGACATAGATCGTGACTTACTGCGTAGCCAAGTGGTGGGGAGCCCAACACAGGGCAGTGCCGGAGAAGGCTCTTCTAAAATAGCGTTTTGGTTTAAACAAACCTTAGTGGCCCCTTTTTCAGAATTTTTCTCCCGTAATGGCGTCAAGCTCGCCCTCTCTTTTTTGCTGTTTATATTCTTGTTTAAAATTGGAGAAGCCTTCTTAGGAAGAATGAGTATCGTTTTTTACAAAGAAATTGGTTTTTCAAATAGTGATATAGGCACTTACTCAAAGCTGCTCAATTGGTGGGTGACCATTATCTTTTCTCTGATAGGTGGGCTAGTCAACATTCGCTACGGCATTTACAAGGGGTTAATGACCGCCGGTATTGCTATGGCGGCTTCTAACCTTATGTTTTCCCTTATTGCTACCACTGGGCCTGATGTTACACTTCTGGCCGCTGCGGTTATTATCGACGGCTTTACGGCTGCTTGGAGCACCGTGGCCATGGTCGCTTTTATTTCTCTGTTGTGTAATCGCGCTTTCAGTGCCACCCAATACGCCCTTATGGCATCGCTAAGTGTAGCGGGGAGAACCTTAGTGGCATCCAGTAGTGGTTTCGTGGTTGATTTCCTTGACGGTAATTGGAGCCAGTTCTTTGTTATTACAGCACTTATGGTTATTCCCAGCTTGCTGTTCTTACACAATATTCGACACAAAATCACTCATTTGGAAAAATCTAAAACTTCTGAGCAATAA